Proteins encoded together in one Bacillota bacterium window:
- the glgA gene encoding glycogen synthase translates to MKKHEIERGQCEQDGAAKRNGYEVTIMTNEYPPNVYGGAGVHVEYLTKFLSELIRVEVRCFGEQRFEGGSLRVRGYLPWEVLKATGDPRLMKAISPFSVNLAMVADPLDSKVVHCHTWYTFMAGFMAKMLYNVPLVTTIHSLEPLRPWKENQLGRAYRLSSWMEEMGIRASDRIIAVSNGMREDILRCYPVDAARVVVIYNGIDTVEYRRTPDDEALKEYGIQGRYILFVGRITQQKGILHLVDAASFFPEGVKLVLCASAPDTEEDLRRLRDRISGKNNIIWIDQMVEKKKLIQLYSHAAVFACPSVYEPFGIINLEAMSCETPVVASAVGGIKEVVVDGETGLLVEPGNPVAIADAVKRVLGDEDLRGRLGRNGRRRVEAYFGWDVIARKTKALYDEILETPNPDPPSRP, encoded by the coding sequence ATGAAAAAGCACGAGATAGAACGCGGCCAATGTGAGCAAGATGGGGCCGCCAAGCGTAATGGCTATGAAGTCACCATTATGACCAATGAATACCCCCCTAATGTTTACGGAGGGGCCGGCGTTCACGTTGAGTATCTTACAAAATTCCTGTCTGAATTAATCAGGGTGGAGGTCAGGTGCTTCGGAGAACAACGGTTCGAAGGTGGTTCGCTGAGGGTAAGGGGTTACCTGCCGTGGGAGGTGCTTAAAGCAACGGGTGATCCGCGCCTGATGAAGGCAATATCCCCATTTTCGGTCAATCTGGCCATGGTAGCTGACCCACTGGATTCGAAGGTCGTTCACTGCCATACCTGGTATACATTTATGGCGGGGTTTATGGCAAAGATGCTTTACAATGTGCCCCTGGTCACAACCATCCACAGCCTGGAGCCCCTCCGCCCATGGAAGGAGAACCAGTTAGGCAGGGCATATCGTCTGAGTTCATGGATGGAGGAGATGGGGATAAGGGCGTCGGACAGGATAATCGCGGTTTCAAATGGAATGAGGGAGGATATCTTGCGGTGCTACCCTGTGGACGCGGCCAGGGTGGTGGTCATATACAATGGCATAGATACTGTGGAGTATCGCAGGACGCCGGATGATGAGGCCCTCAAGGAATATGGTATCCAGGGTCGTTATATCCTGTTTGTAGGACGGATAACCCAGCAGAAGGGCATTCTTCATCTTGTTGACGCCGCATCTTTCTTCCCGGAGGGGGTTAAACTGGTCCTGTGCGCCAGCGCCCCAGACACTGAGGAGGACTTGAGAAGGCTTAGGGATAGAATCTCCGGAAAGAACAATATAATCTGGATTGACCAGATGGTTGAGAAGAAGAAATTAATTCAACTATATAGCCACGCAGCCGTCTTTGCGTGCCCCTCGGTCTATGAGCCCTTCGGGATTATCAACCTCGAGGCGATGTCATGTGAGACCCCGGTCGTTGCGAGCGCCGTCGGCGGGATTAAGGAAGTGGTGGTTGACGGCGAGACCGGCCTCCTCGTTGAGCCCGGGAACCCGGTTGCGATTGCCGATGCTGTAAAGCGGGTTCTGGGTGATGAAGATCTAAGGGGAAGATTGGGTAGAAATGGGCGTAGGCGAGTTGAGGCTTATTTCGGGTGGGATGTCATTGCAAGGAAGACAAAAGCCCTTTATGATGAGATTCTGGAAACGCCTAATCCTGATCCCCCGTCTCGACCCTAG
- a CDS encoding MerR family transcriptional regulator translates to MHKELQALHMPRDIADILDNLELTIGQVAKLGGVTSRQVSYWTEKGVISAKREPGRAQYYDLDAVRKVRLVKELLDCGYTLATAAEEAERIMLAEGTGRGETITASPRAGDGSPIARDEGRTYMAGLAPQDLRERLEGLEARIRHLETLLKGAGIPSPRAEGISRARRSDI, encoded by the coding sequence ATGCATAAGGAGTTACAGGCTTTACATATGCCAAGGGATATCGCAGATATCCTCGACAACCTCGAACTGACTATAGGGCAGGTTGCTAAGCTGGGAGGTGTTACCTCGAGACAGGTCTCATACTGGACGGAAAAGGGGGTGATAAGCGCAAAAAGGGAGCCCGGCAGGGCCCAGTATTATGATTTAGATGCCGTGCGAAAGGTCCGGCTTGTCAAGGAGTTACTCGATTGCGGGTATACGCTGGCGACTGCTGCTGAAGAGGCTGAGCGGATTATGCTGGCTGAGGGCACCGGTAGAGGCGAGACTATTACTGCCTCTCCTAGAGCGGGAGATGGGTCACCCATTGCGAGGGATGAAGGGAGAACATATATGGCGGGCCTGGCACCTCAGGACCTGCGGGAGAGATTAGAGGGGCTTGAGGCTCGTATACGACATCTCGAAACCCTTTTGAAAGGGGCCGGGATCCCTAGCCCACGCGCGGAAGGAATCAGCCGTGCGAGGCGGAGTGATATATAG
- a CDS encoding N-acetylmuramoyl-L-alanine amidase, which yields MKTRSGATPPFIAFLAFGLILSVFPYLAGIVHAGGLDATPMGDSEGSSRVDGPVRIVGIKFAQVDGRAQVIIGTTSPCKYKTMVLKQPDRLVIDIDNAVIGMARRDPVNVGDRLVRRIRMAQFSASVVRMVIDLSVSAACVIKAREEMEGGSNGLVVTFNREIQDISFQNTDGRSGIIITGTGDLVPRVMTLKSPDRIVIDIPEATLLREAFTIPVDHALVKQVRVSQNTKDVVRIVADTNGSPAFNVVKQEDKPGRIVIDFGYLVKGVDIATQGSGTRIAVKVTGNPARTIRYLDDLKMLVIDIEDSQLEMCETTRVVDDGVIDQVEVTQFQPGTVRVAIRLPYYLGHSEVDVGNPGEIVLDIVRSPLFKKVVVVDPGHGGSDPGAIGPSGLQEKFVTLDIALRLARLLELAGAKVLLTRTDDRFVSLPDRVKLANENNADLFVSVHVNSFTDLYPSGAETFYFDNVPDSRRLAALIQDALVRESEINNRKAKSRELYVLREARVPACLVEVAFISNFGEEMLLMSPGFRQKAAQGIYAGILSFSSEKTMPVAQANPVAQVNDVDLRGKGNIIE from the coding sequence ATGAAAACTCGGAGCGGAGCTACCCCGCCTTTTATAGCCTTTTTGGCTTTCGGACTTATACTATCGGTGTTTCCCTACCTGGCGGGTATCGTGCATGCCGGAGGCCTCGATGCTACCCCTATGGGAGACAGCGAGGGCTCAAGTAGAGTGGATGGCCCGGTAAGGATAGTGGGCATCAAGTTCGCCCAGGTGGACGGGCGCGCCCAGGTTATAATCGGCACGACGTCGCCGTGCAAATATAAGACCATGGTGTTGAAGCAGCCTGATCGTCTCGTAATTGACATAGATAACGCCGTGATTGGCATGGCCAGGCGAGATCCTGTAAACGTAGGTGATAGGTTGGTTCGTAGGATCAGGATGGCACAATTCAGCGCAAGTGTTGTTCGAATGGTCATTGACCTGTCAGTATCGGCGGCTTGCGTCATAAAGGCTAGAGAGGAAATGGAGGGAGGCTCGAACGGCCTTGTTGTGACCTTCAACCGGGAAATACAGGATATCAGCTTTCAAAACACCGATGGTCGTTCAGGGATCATAATAACGGGCACCGGTGATCTTGTGCCAAGGGTGATGACGTTAAAGTCCCCCGACCGCATAGTCATTGATATACCAGAGGCCACCCTGTTACGTGAGGCATTTACTATTCCCGTTGATCACGCACTTGTGAAGCAGGTTCGAGTGAGCCAAAACACGAAGGACGTAGTCCGTATAGTCGCTGATACGAATGGAAGTCCCGCGTTTAACGTTGTGAAGCAGGAGGACAAGCCTGGAAGGATAGTCATTGACTTCGGGTATCTTGTAAAGGGCGTGGATATAGCGACGCAGGGGTCGGGAACTCGTATAGCTGTGAAGGTTACGGGGAACCCTGCCAGGACCATCAGGTATTTGGATGACCTGAAGATGCTCGTGATAGATATAGAGGATTCCCAGCTTGAAATGTGTGAAACTACAAGGGTGGTTGATGACGGAGTCATAGACCAGGTGGAGGTTACTCAGTTCCAGCCCGGGACTGTGAGGGTAGCAATCCGCTTGCCCTATTATCTGGGGCACTCAGAGGTAGATGTTGGAAATCCGGGGGAAATCGTCCTGGATATTGTCAGGTCGCCTCTCTTCAAGAAAGTAGTAGTAGTGGACCCTGGACATGGGGGATCAGATCCCGGGGCCATCGGCCCATCAGGTCTCCAGGAGAAATTCGTGACCCTTGATATCGCCCTTCGCCTCGCCAGGCTCCTGGAGCTTGCCGGGGCAAAGGTCTTGCTCACACGGACAGATGATAGGTTCGTATCGCTGCCCGACAGGGTGAAGCTTGCCAACGAGAATAATGCCGACCTTTTTGTAAGTGTCCATGTCAATTCATTTACCGATCTCTATCCCTCGGGCGCGGAAACCTTTTATTTTGATAACGTCCCTGACAGCAGGAGACTGGCTGCTCTTATACAGGATGCACTGGTCCGCGAGAGCGAGATCAATAACAGGAAGGCCAAGAGCAGAGAGCTTTATGTGCTTCGCGAAGCGAGAGTCCCAGCGTGTCTCGTGGAAGTCGCCTTTATCTCGAATTTCGGGGAGGAAATGCTTCTCATGAGCCCTGGCTTCCGGCAAAAAGCAGCTCAGGGTATATACGCGGGGATACTGAGCTTTTCTTCGGAAAAAACTATGCCGGTAGCTCAGGCAAATCCAGTGGCTCAAGTGAATGATGTTGATTTGAGAGGCAAAGGGAATATAATTGAGTAG
- a CDS encoding glutamate racemase gives MDARPIGMYDSGVGGLTVLREIHRALPEERIIYYGDTARVPYGGRPASEIRRFAREIISFLRDQGAKMVVVACNTSSALALAGVRELFDMPIVGMIEPGVRAGVRESHGGRIGIIATEGTVKSGAYEAAIRRLKPDAEVVSEACPLLVPLVEAGRTDSPETVAALERYLERPRSFGIDTLILGCTHYPFLTPMIRAILGPDVSIVDPARYVALEVREILVKEDMINPRKNGDDRFIVSGDPGEFARLGSVLLGRRIPRVEQTSVADSVIAED, from the coding sequence GTGGACGCGAGGCCGATTGGGATGTATGATTCGGGGGTTGGGGGCCTAACCGTTCTTCGGGAGATTCATAGAGCGCTTCCAGAGGAGCGGATAATATATTATGGTGATACAGCCAGGGTGCCATATGGTGGACGACCTGCGTCCGAGATCAGGAGGTTTGCCAGGGAGATAATCAGCTTTTTGAGAGACCAGGGTGCAAAGATGGTCGTGGTTGCATGTAACACCTCCTCTGCGCTGGCGCTGGCCGGGGTGCGGGAGCTCTTTGACATGCCGATTGTGGGGATGATCGAGCCCGGGGTTAGGGCTGGCGTGCGTGAGTCCCATGGAGGCAGAATAGGCATAATTGCAACGGAAGGCACGGTTAAGAGCGGGGCATATGAGGCCGCAATCAGAAGGTTAAAGCCTGACGCTGAGGTGGTGAGCGAGGCGTGTCCCCTGTTGGTCCCGCTGGTGGAAGCGGGCCGGACGGATTCGCCGGAAACCGTAGCCGCTCTGGAGAGATATCTTGAGAGACCAAGGTCATTTGGGATTGATACACTGATCCTGGGGTGTACCCACTATCCCTTTTTGACGCCGATGATCAGGGCGATTTTAGGACCTGATGTCTCCATAGTCGACCCGGCCCGCTACGTTGCGCTTGAGGTGAGAGAGATTCTAGTTAAGGAAGATATGATAAATCCGCGCAAGAACGGGGATGATAGATTTATCGTCAGCGGGGATCCTGGTGAATTCGCACGTCTTGGATCCGTGCTGCTTGGTCGCCGGATTCCCCGTGTTGAGCAAACCTCCGTGGCGGATAGCGTGATCGCAGAAGACTAA
- the rph gene encoding ribonuclease PH → MSRVDGRKSDEMRKVRITRNYIKHAEGSVLIEVGDTKVVCTASVEDKVPPFLKGTGRGWVTAEYGMLPRSTHERSPREASKGKIGGRTYEIQRLIGRALRAVVDLTALGERTIWLDCDVIQADGGTRTASITGSFVALVDALSFIMTHGRGRSGNQGNAFAVGGATGGIRRPRLPLKDFVAATSVGILDGQEVLDLCFEEDSRADVDMNIVLTGRGRLVEIQGTAEGEPFTRADLDRLIRLGRKGVAELIEIQRASLGELANRIGSR, encoded by the coding sequence TTGTCGCGAGTTGATGGAAGAAAGTCTGACGAGATGAGAAAGGTCAGGATCACGAGGAATTACATTAAACATGCCGAAGGCTCCGTGCTCATAGAGGTAGGCGACACGAAGGTAGTATGCACAGCGAGTGTTGAGGACAAAGTCCCGCCATTTCTCAAGGGGACAGGCAGGGGCTGGGTAACAGCTGAATATGGGATGTTGCCAAGGTCCACACATGAGCGGAGCCCGAGGGAGGCTTCCAAGGGGAAGATAGGTGGAAGGACATATGAGATCCAGAGGTTGATAGGAAGAGCCCTGAGGGCGGTGGTTGATCTCACGGCTCTGGGAGAGCGCACCATATGGCTGGATTGCGATGTGATCCAGGCGGACGGGGGTACGCGGACAGCATCCATTACCGGATCATTTGTCGCCCTGGTGGATGCCCTAAGCTTTATTATGACCCATGGGAGAGGGCGTTCCGGTAATCAGGGTAATGCTTTTGCGGTTGGAGGCGCGACAGGAGGGATCAGAAGGCCGCGACTGCCACTAAAGGACTTTGTGGCGGCTACCAGCGTCGGGATTCTCGACGGCCAGGAGGTCTTGGATCTTTGTTTTGAGGAGGATTCCAGGGCGGATGTCGATATGAATATCGTTTTAACCGGGCGTGGGCGCCTGGTTGAGATACAGGGAACTGCGGAAGGAGAGCCCTTTACCAGGGCGGATCTGGACAGGCTGATCCGGCTTGGCAGGAAGGGCGTGGCGGAGTTGATCGAGATCCAGCGGGCTTCACTGGGAGAGCTGGCAAACAGGATCGGGAGTAGGTAG
- a CDS encoding XTP/dITP diphosphatase — translation MARCRKQVVLATRNRGKIVEIKAIFFDDDIDFLSYDDFKDLPEIVEDGRTFEENAVKKATEVARLTGRVALADDSGLEVDALGGVPGVLSARFAGDGSSDEANNLKLLDVMKGIPDGRRGARFRCVIAVATPEGDVETTQGVCEGYIAHEMRGAAGFGYDPLFVVPDYDKTLAELGPAIKNRISHRAKALEAVRDILREILAARGPDSESC, via the coding sequence ATGGCGCGTTGTAGGAAACAGGTTGTGCTTGCGACGAGAAACCGGGGCAAGATAGTCGAGATCAAGGCGATCTTCTTTGACGATGATATAGATTTTCTGTCATATGATGATTTCAAGGACCTGCCGGAAATTGTAGAGGATGGGCGGACCTTCGAGGAGAATGCAGTCAAGAAGGCGACAGAGGTTGCGCGGTTGACGGGCAGGGTGGCGCTCGCTGATGATTCGGGTCTCGAGGTGGATGCCCTTGGGGGCGTTCCCGGGGTGCTTTCGGCTCGATTCGCCGGCGACGGTTCGAGCGATGAAGCCAATAATCTCAAGCTTTTGGACGTTATGAAGGGAATTCCAGATGGCAGGCGGGGAGCGCGGTTTAGGTGTGTGATAGCCGTGGCAACGCCGGAGGGCGATGTAGAAACCACGCAGGGAGTCTGCGAAGGCTATATCGCACATGAGATGAGAGGCGCCGCGGGCTTCGGATATGACCCTTTATTCGTTGTACCTGATTATGACAAAACCCTTGCCGAGCTTGGTCCGGCGATAAAAAATAGGATTAGTCACCGGGCGAAAGCCCTTGAAGCGGTGAGGGATATCCTGAGAGAGATTCTAGCCGCGAGGGGGCCGGACTCCGAGTCATGTTAG